A window of Candidatus Aminicenantes bacterium genomic DNA:
TTGGTGGCGCCGATGTTGCCGCTGCCCTGGCTGCGGATGTCCTTGCCTTCGCTGAAATAGAAGACCAGATAACCGAAGGGGATGGAGCCCAGCAGGTAGGAAAGGATCAAAAACGAGATTTCATGGCTGCTCAAGGGGAAACTCCTCTAAAACCTTGTAGAGCGGACCGGTCGGGGTCAGCCGGCTGCTGAAAAGCTGGAAGGAAGATGCCTGGCATTCGGCCAGCAAAAGGTCGTTTTTTTCGGCCAGCAGCGCGAAGAGCTTTTTGAAATCGCCGCGGGCCTTGTTGCGCCCCAGGGTGATGTGCGGGCTGAAGGGGCGGTCATCCCTGGCGATCCCCAGGGGAGCGAGGGCATCTTCGATCCAGGCGAACAATTCCGCCAGCGGCGCATTTACAGCCACTCCCGCCCAGAAAATATGCAGGTCGGCGCCATAGGGGAATTTGCCGAAGCCGGCGATGCGCAGGGGAAAAGCCGGCACCGGGGTCTTCGCGCCGCGCAGCGCCGCGGCCATCTGCCCCGGCAGCGCGTCGGGGACTTCGCCGATAAACTTCAGCGTCAGGTGGACGTTGCGGCTCTCGGTCCAGCGGATGGAACTGGCGATTTTTTTGAAGGGCAGCAATTCCCGGGCGATGCTCTCCCTGGCTGCCTCGTCCAATCGGATACCGAAAAAGGTTCTCATTGTTTTGATTATAATAGAAAGACTATTATTAGTAAATAGCCGAGCGCCGGAGAGCGCTTGGCTTCCGGGTCGCGTTGGCGGTTTCTGCATTGACTAAAACGGGCAACTGGTTTAATATTAGCCGCCATGAAAATCTTTTCCATCGCCGGTTGGTCGGGCAGCGGCAAGACCCTGC
This region includes:
- a CDS encoding glycerol-3-phosphate acyltransferase, with product MSSHEISFLILSYLLGSIPFGYLVFYFSEGKDIRSQGSGNIGAT
- the thpR gene encoding RNA 2',3'-cyclic phosphodiesterase; the protein is MRTFFGIRLDEAARESIARELLPFKKIASSIRWTESRNVHLTLKFIGEVPDALPGQMAAALRGAKTPVPAFPLRIAGFGKFPYGADLHIFWAGVAVNAPLAELFAWIEDALAPLGIARDDRPFSPHITLGRNKARGDFKKLFALLAEKNDLLLAECQASSFQLFSSRLTPTGPLYKVLEEFPLEQP